One part of the Arabidopsis thaliana chromosome 1 sequence genome encodes these proteins:
- a CDS encoding GDSL-like Lipase/Acylhydrolase superfamily protein (GDSL-like Lipase/Acylhydrolase superfamily protein; FUNCTIONS IN: hydrolase activity, acting on ester bonds, carboxylesterase activity; INVOLVED IN: lipid metabolic process; LOCATED IN: apoplast, nucleus; EXPRESSED IN: 19 plant structures; EXPRESSED DURING: 10 growth stages; CONTAINS InterPro DOMAIN/s: Lipase, GDSL (InterPro:IPR001087); BEST Arabidopsis thaliana protein match is: GDSL-like Lipase/Acylhydrolase superfamily protein (TAIR:AT1G29670.1); Has 3857 Blast hits to 3814 proteins in 365 species: Archae - 0; Bacteria - 608; Metazoa - 0; Fungi - 87; Plants - 3137; Viruses - 0; Other Eukaryotes - 25 (source: NCBI BLink).): MESYLRKWCLVSVWVLLLGLGFKVKAEPQVPCYFIFGDSLVDNGNNNRLRSIARADYFPYGIDFGGPTGRFSNGRTTVDVLTELLGFDNYIPAYSTVSGQEILQGVNYASAAAGIREETGAQLGQRITFSGQVENYKNTVAQVVEILGDEYTAADYLKRCIYSVGMGSNDYLNNYFMPQFYSTSRQYTPEQYADDLISRYRDQLNALYNYGARKFALVGIGAIGCSPNALAQGSQDGTTCVERINSANRIFNNRLISMVQQLNNAHSDASFTYINAYGAFQDIIANPSAYGFTNTNTACCGIGRNGGQLTCLPGEPPCLNRDEYVFWDAFHPSAAANTAIAKRSYNAQRSSDVYPIDISQLAQL; encoded by the exons ATGGAGAGTTACTTGAGGAAATGGTGTTTAGTTTCTGTGTGGGTTTTGCttttaggtttagggtttaaggtaaAAGCAGAGCCTCAAGTTCCATGTTACTTCATCTTTGGTGATTCTTTGGTTGACAATGGAAACAACAATCGTCTTAGATCTATTGCAAGAGCCGATTATTTCCCTTACGGCATCGATTTCGGCGGCCCCACCGGCCGTTTTTCCAACGGCAGAACCACCGTCGACGTTCTCA CTGAGCTACTTGGATTTGATAACTACATTCCTGCGTATAGTACTGTGAGTGGCCAAGAGATACTTCAAGGAGTCAACTACGCATCTGCAGCTGCTGGAATCAGAGAAGAAACCGGTGCACAATTG GGACAAAGGATAACATTTAGTGGGCAAGTAGAGAATTATAAGAACACAGTGGCACAAGTGGTGGAGATTCTTGGAGACGAGTACACTGCAGCAGATTACCTTAAGAGATGCATTTACTCTGTTGGTATGGGAAGCAATGACTATCTTAATAACTACTTCATGCCTCAGTTCTACTCCACTAGCAGACAGTACACTCCCGAACAGTATGCTGACGATCTTATCAGTCGTTACAGGGACCAGCTTAAT GCACTGTACAACTATGGAGCTAGAAAGTTTGCATTGGTAGGAATTGGAGCCATTGGATGTAGTCCGAATGCGCTCGCACAGGGCAGCCAAGACGGAACAACTTGTGTGGAGCGTATCAACTCGGCCAACCGAATCTTCAACAACAGGCTCATATCTATGGTCCAACAACTAAACAACGCTCATTCCGATGCTAGTTTCACTTACATCAATGCTTATGGCGCTTTTCAGGATATAATCGCCAATCCCTCTGCTTATG ggtttacgaATACGAACACTGCGTGTTGCGGAATTGGAAGGAACGGAGGTCAGCTAACATGTTTACCGGGAGAACCCCCGTGCTTGAACCGAGATGAGTACGTGTTTTGGGATGCATTTCATCCTTCGGCTGCTGCAAACACGGCCATTGCAAAAAGATCTTACAATGCACAAAGATCTTCCGACGTTTATCCGATTGATATCTCGCAATTAGCACAGCTTTGA
- a CDS encoding histone acetyltransferase (DUF1264) (Protein of unknown function (DUF1264); CONTAINS InterPro DOMAIN/s: Protein of unknown function DUF1264 (InterPro:IPR010686); BEST Arabidopsis thaliana protein match is: Protein of unknown function (DUF1264) (TAIR:AT5G45690.1); Has 286 Blast hits to 286 proteins in 122 species: Archae - 0; Bacteria - 120; Metazoa - 0; Fungi - 64; Plants - 100; Viruses - 0; Other Eukaryotes - 2 (source: NCBI BLink).) yields the protein MALSGGDDQVPPGGPMTVSTRLIDAGSTIMQRRLPVKQMNTHVSTFAIYGGDMSRLIGTHHYVHRVNDEFLQCAVYASDRSDAPLIGIEYVISDRLYETLSEDEQKLWHSHAYEVKSGSWAYPRLPEVVAAPELKNIAKTYGKFWCTWQIDRGDKLPMGAPELMMSPQGVGQGVLRPELVKRRDEKYNISTDDLKHTRAEIAEPEWINPMADYWKQHGKCFVLDIATVEMNRHAQFP from the exons atGGCTTTGAGCGGCGGCGATGATCAGGTACCTCCTGGAGGTCCGATGACAGTTTCAACACGTCTGATTGATGCCGGATCGACGATCATGCAGCGGCGATTACCGGTGAAGCAGATGAACACTCATGTCTCTACTTTTGCGATATATGGTGGTGACATGTCCCGGCTAATAGGGACTCACCACTATGTCCACCGCGTCAACGACGAGTTCCTTCAGTGTGCTGTTTACGCCTCTGACCGCTCCGATGCACCTCTAATCG GAATTGAATATGTAATATCCGACCGATTATATGAAACTTTGTCTGAGGATGAGCAAAAGCTTTGGCACTCTCATGCATATGAGGTTAAGTCAGGCTCGTGGGCTTATCCACGATTGCCTGAGGTTGTGGCTGCTCCGGAGCTCAAGAACATAGCCAAAACGTACGGAAAGTTTTGGTGCACCTGGCAGATAGACCGAG GTGACAAGTTACCAATGGGTGCACCCGAACTAATGATGTCACCTCAGGGGGTGGGGCAAGGGGTACTAAGGCCAGAGTtggtgaagagaagagatgagaAGTACAACATTTCGACAGATGATTTGAAACACACGAGAGCGGAGATTGCTGAACCGGAGTGGATCAATCCGATGGCTGACTACTGGAAGCAACATGGTAAGTGTTTTGTACTCGATATTGCGACTGTCGAAATGAACCGTCACGCGCAATTCCCGTGA
- a CDS encoding GDSL-like Lipase/Acylhydrolase superfamily protein (GDSL-like Lipase/Acylhydrolase superfamily protein; FUNCTIONS IN: hydrolase activity, acting on ester bonds, carboxylesterase activity; INVOLVED IN: lipid metabolic process; LOCATED IN: apoplast, cell wall, chloroplast; EXPRESSED IN: 23 plant structures; EXPRESSED DURING: 14 growth stages; CONTAINS InterPro DOMAIN/s: Lipase, GDSL (InterPro:IPR001087); BEST Arabidopsis thaliana protein match is: GDSL-like Lipase/Acylhydrolase superfamily protein (TAIR:AT1G29660.1); Has 3712 Blast hits to 3673 proteins in 308 species: Archae - 0; Bacteria - 502; Metazoa - 0; Fungi - 62; Plants - 3128; Viruses - 0; Other Eukaryotes - 20 (source: NCBI BLink).), with amino-acid sequence MESYLTKWCVVLVLLCFGFSVVKAQAQAQVPCFFVFGDSLVDNGNNNGLISIARSNYFPYGIDFGGPTGRFSNGKTTVDVIAELLGFNGYIPAYNTVSGRQILSGVNYASAAAGIREETGRQLGQRISFSGQVRNYQTTVSQVVQLLGDETRAADYLKRCIYSVGLGSNDYLNNYFMPTFYSSSRQFTPEQYANDLISRYSTQLNALYNYGARKFALSGIGAVGCSPNALAGSPDGRTCVDRINSANQIFNNKLRSLVDQLNNNHPDAKFIYINAYGIFQDMITNPARFGFRVTNAGCCGIGRNAGQITCLPGQRPCRDRNAYVFWDAFHPTEAANVIIARRSYNAQSASDAYPMDISRLAQL; translated from the exons ATGGAGAGTTACTTAACGAAATGGTGTGTAGTGcttgtgttgttgtgtttCGGGTTTAGTGTAGTAAAAGCACAAGCACAAGCTCAAGttccatgtttctttgtttttggtgacTCTTTGGTTGACAATGGAAACAACAACGGTCTTATTTCTATTGCAAGATCCAATTACTTCCCTTACGGTATCGATTTCGGCGGCCCTACCGGCCGTTTCTCCAACGGCAAGACTACTGTTGATGTGATCG CTGAGCTACTTGGATTTAATGGCTACATTCCTGCGTACAATACTGTGAGTGGTCGGCAAATACTCTCCGGAGTTAACTACGCTTCCGCAGCTGCTGGAATCCGAGAAGAAACCGGTCGACAATTG GGACAAAGGATAAGCTTTAGTGGACAAGTTAGGAACTACCAGACCACAGTATCGCAAGTTGTGCAGCTTCTAGGAGACGAGACTCGTGCAGCTGATTACCTCAAGAGATGTATTTACTCTGTTGGTTTAGGAAGCAACGACTATCTCAACAACTACTTCATGCCTACGTTTTACTCTTCTAGCAGACAATTCACACCCGAACAATACGCTAACGATCTCATCAGTCGCTACAGCACCCAGCTCAAT GCATTATACAACTATGGGGCTCGAAAGTTTGCATTGAGTGGAATTGGAGCAGTTGGTTGTAGTCCTAACGCGCTCGCAGGCAGTCCCGACGGTAGGACTTGCGTAGACCGCATCAACTCAGCAAACCAGATCTTCAACAACAAGCTAAGATCTCTTGTTGATCAGCTCAACAACAATCACCCTGATGCAAAGTTCATCTACATCAATGCTTATGGCATTTTCCAGGACATGATCACAAATCCTGCCAGATTtg ggtTTAGAGTGACGAACGCGGGATGTTGCGGTATTGGGAGGAATGCTGGACAGATCACATGTTTACCGGGACAGAGACCGTGTAGAGACCGCAATGCGTACGTGTTCTGGGACGCATTTCACCCTACTGAAGCCGCAAATGTGATCATCGCAAGGAGATCGTACAATGCACAATCGGCTTCAGACGCTTACCCTATGGATATTTCAAGGCTGGCACAGCTTTGA
- a CDS encoding GDSL-like Lipase/Acylhydrolase superfamily protein, with amino-acid sequence MRKNWSHYIGPTNLKVTRPTKIKSIKNTNVSLYIVTQLLWTSSHSLISLHFPLITNIFLLLKKDIGLEMESYLTKWCVVLVLLCFGFSVVKAQAQAQVPCFFVFGDSLVDNGNNNGLISIARSNYFPYGIDFGGPTGRFSNGKTTVDVIAELLGFNGYIPAYNTVSGRQILSGVNYASAAAGIREETGRQLGQRISFSGQVRNYQTTVSQVVQLLGDETRAADYLKRCIYSVGLGSNDYLNNYFMPTFYSSSRQFTPEQYANDLISRYSTQLNALYNYGARKFALSGIGAVGCSPNALAGSPDGRTCVDRINSANQIFNNKLRSLVDQLNNNHPDAKFIYINAYGIFQDMITNPARFGFRVTNAGCCGIGRNAGQITCLPGQRPCRDRNAYVFWDAFHPTEAANVIIARRSYNAQSASDAYPMDISRLAQL; translated from the exons ATGAGAAAAAACTGGTCACATTATATTGGACCCACCAATCTTAAAGTGACTAGGcctacaaaaattaaatctatcaaaaacacaaatgtctctctatatatagttaCACAACTTCTTTGGACTTCTTCACATTCACTCATATCACTACACTTTCCATTAATTaccaatatatttttactactTAAAAAAGATATTGGTCTTGAAATGGAGAGTTACTTAACGAAATGGTGTGTAGTGcttgtgttgttgtgtttCGGGTTTAGTGTAGTAAAAGCACAAGCACAAGCTCAAGttccatgtttctttgtttttggtgacTCTTTGGTTGACAATGGAAACAACAACGGTCTTATTTCTATTGCAAGATCCAATTACTTCCCTTACGGTATCGATTTCGGCGGCCCTACCGGCCGTTTCTCCAACGGCAAGACTACTGTTGATGTGATCG CTGAGCTACTTGGATTTAATGGCTACATTCCTGCGTACAATACTGTGAGTGGTCGGCAAATACTCTCCGGAGTTAACTACGCTTCCGCAGCTGCTGGAATCCGAGAAGAAACCGGTCGACAATTG GGACAAAGGATAAGCTTTAGTGGACAAGTTAGGAACTACCAGACCACAGTATCGCAAGTTGTGCAGCTTCTAGGAGACGAGACTCGTGCAGCTGATTACCTCAAGAGATGTATTTACTCTGTTGGTTTAGGAAGCAACGACTATCTCAACAACTACTTCATGCCTACGTTTTACTCTTCTAGCAGACAATTCACACCCGAACAATACGCTAACGATCTCATCAGTCGCTACAGCACCCAGCTCAAT GCATTATACAACTATGGGGCTCGAAAGTTTGCATTGAGTGGAATTGGAGCAGTTGGTTGTAGTCCTAACGCGCTCGCAGGCAGTCCCGACGGTAGGACTTGCGTAGACCGCATCAACTCAGCAAACCAGATCTTCAACAACAAGCTAAGATCTCTTGTTGATCAGCTCAACAACAATCACCCTGATGCAAAGTTCATCTACATCAATGCTTATGGCATTTTCCAGGACATGATCACAAATCCTGCCAGATTtg ggtTTAGAGTGACGAACGCGGGATGTTGCGGTATTGGGAGGAATGCTGGACAGATCACATGTTTACCGGGACAGAGACCGTGTAGAGACCGCAATGCGTACGTGTTCTGGGACGCATTTCACCCTACTGAAGCCGCAAATGTGATCATCGCAAGGAGATCGTACAATGCACAATCGGCTTCAGACGCTTACCCTATGGATATTTCAAGGCTGGCACAGCTTTGA